Genomic window (Drosophila sulfurigaster albostrigata strain 15112-1811.04 chromosome 2R, ASM2355843v2, whole genome shotgun sequence):
caaaaaaaacaaaagatcaAGGAGGAAGTGGCTGAGGTAGAAGTTACAGATGACGATAAGGATGCGGATGGCGAGGTGACGAAGCCGGTGCTCAACTGGGTGCTCGATAGCAAATTCAAGCGTGAGCAAATACGCCTCAAAATACCCGAAGCAGTCAGTGAATGGTCGCAGGCACATGTTGCTCATTGGTTGGAATGGGCTATTAAGGAATTTGAGCTGCGTGATCTTAACGTGGATGCGTGGTATATTAATGGACAAGCGTTATGTGCCATGACGCACGAGGAGTTCAGTCGCAAGCTGCCGCGTGATCCGGGTAATGTGTTCTGGACACATTTACAGCTGCTCAAGGAGTGCAACTTTGTTTCTGTGGTGCACAAGCAGGCGGAGGAATTGCGCAAACCCAAGCAAGCGAAACCAGCGGGCACAATgtcagcgacaacgacgagcACAGGAGGCCTGGAGCAGCGTATTATGCGTAAATCATATCAGAGTGTTAAAAGCAATGACTGTAAGAAGGCACAACTTGTTTAATGTGTTCTGTTTTAAGCGTAAACTTTCTTTCCCTAGCCTCGGAGAGTTCGCCGGCACCGCAGAGTCCCAGTCATCACAACAGCATTGGTTCGGGGAACAATGGCCAGGTGCAGCTGTGGCAATTTCTGCTCGAAATACTCACGGACAGCGAGCACACGGACATCATTGAATGGGTGGGCACCGATGGCGAGTTCAAGCTGAGCGATCCGGATCGTGTGGCACGCCTTTGGGGCGAGAAGAAGAACAAACCCGCCATGAACTATGAGAAGTTGTCGCGTGCGTTGCGTTACTATTACGATGGCGACATGATATCCAAGGTGTCGGGCAAGCGGTTTGCCTACAAGTTCGACTGTGATCTAAAGCTGCTAATTGGCTACGATGCCTGCGAGTTGTCACGCTTGGTGAACGAGCGCAAATGGACAGATCATCTGCAGACGACACGCAAGGAGGCCAGCAATGAGGCAACATGAcctgacgacgatgacgacatcgacatcaagAAGCAGGATCCCAGCATTCTATGGAAATACGAAGCGCCTTAGCGACAGCTGAAACTGTTGTTAGTTATTAGTGTAGATCAATAAGACATTTGTAGAGTTTCGACTTAAGcacaaca
Coding sequences:
- the LOC133837293 gene encoding DNA-binding protein Ets97D, translating into MEGNHDLSDELIRRLSSGGLEEVMASEIFEETNIYEDGNDVENEPDDIIIVHMDIREPLSTLKKLVEQKIGVELHYYTFCLQDAQELEPHKNLVDQCVKGEGLVQINVQIQTIRKKINIADVLKPTEAALATLAIEEASQPHLQDSDKSSTSDSPSKASKKNKRDDDKDADGEVTKPVLNWVLDSKFKREQIRLKIPEAVSEWSQAHVAHWLEWAIKEFELRDLNVDAWYINGQALCAMTHEEFSRKLPRDPGNVFWTHLQLLKECNFVSVVHKQAEELRKPKQAKPAGTMSATTTSTGGLEQRIMRKSYQSVKSNDSSESSPAPQSPSHHNSIGSGNNGQVQLWQFLLEILTDSEHTDIIEWVGTDGEFKLSDPDRVARLWGEKKNKPAMNYEKLSRALRYYYDGDMISKVSGKRFAYKFDCDLKLLIGYDACELSRLVNERKWTDHLQTTRKEASNEAT